From one Nitrospirota bacterium genomic stretch:
- the rpsG gene encoding 30S ribosomal protein S7, whose amino-acid sequence MPRTRFLDQRVTLPDVRYRDKLVGKFLNILMSGGKKSTAERICYGAFDVIQEKTGNDPLKVFRTAIDNVKPVVEVKSRRVGGASYQVPVEIRPARRMSLALRWLAEYSRTRGGKSMREKLAAELMDASNNTGAAVKKREDVHRMAEANKAFAHYRW is encoded by the coding sequence ATGCCAAGAACTAGATTTTTAGACCAGCGCGTGACGCTCCCCGATGTGCGGTATCGCGACAAACTCGTCGGGAAGTTTTTAAATATTTTGATGTCTGGTGGCAAGAAGAGCACGGCGGAGCGTATTTGCTACGGAGCCTTCGATGTCATTCAAGAGAAGACCGGTAATGATCCGCTGAAGGTGTTCCGGACGGCGATTGATAATGTGAAGCCGGTCGTCGAGGTGAAGTCTCGCCGGGTCGGCGGCGCCTCGTATCAGGTGCCGGTGGAAATTCGTCCGGCTCGCCGGATGTCGCTGGCGCTCCGTTGGCTGGCTGAGTATTCGCGTACGCGCGGCGGGAAGAGTATGCGCGAGAAGCTCGCGGCGGAGCTGATGGATGCATCGAATAATACCGGGGCTGCGGTGAAGAAGCGGGAAGACGTACATCGGATGGCGGAGGCCAATAAGGCATTCGCGCACTATCGCTGGTAG
- the rpsL gene encoding 30S ribosomal protein S12: protein MPTINQLVRKGRKLAHAKTKSPALKSCPQKRGVCLRVYTSTPKKPNSALRKVARVRLTNGMEVTTYIPGVGHNLQEHSIVLVRGGRVKDLPGVRYHIVRGALDAVGVADRKQSRSKYGAKRPK from the coding sequence ATGCCAACGATTAATCAGCTAGTCAGAAAAGGTCGCAAGCTGGCGCACGCAAAGACGAAGAGCCCTGCGCTCAAGTCGTGCCCGCAGAAGCGTGGCGTCTGTCTTCGTGTCTACACCTCGACGCCGAAGAAGCCGAACTCCGCGTTGCGTAAGGTCGCGCGTGTCCGGTTGACGAACGGGATGGAAGTCACGACGTACATTCCCGGTGTCGGCCACAACCTCCAGGAGCACTCCATTGTGCTCGTGCGCGGCGGTCGCGTAAAGGACTTGCCGGGTGTGCGCTACCACATCGTCAGAGGTGCGCTTGACGCGGTCGGTGTGGCGGATCGAAAGCAGAGCCGGTCGAAGTATGGGGCGAAGCGTCCTAAGTAG